One region of Streptomyces subrutilus genomic DNA includes:
- a CDS encoding GNAT family N-acetyltransferase → MSGQLSFTPANDGLWEQYDELATRAYGHRIGDITHLRDHADLQVAVRGGRVVAGGLGLLVDQFFGGSPVPSACLGDGCVAPEERGDHLATRMTDQRLRPLIERGAVISAISTSSTGYARRLGWEAPVSVLAWFVATDDLKQSFTMEDFEVKHGLTDEVQSLQRDLARQWNGPVLRPTWWTTWKEDKGGLTTYRFNRPNHPTAGMLSLATKRHVRHGATVVVHDFWAASQPTAAAMLAFLGRHNTRAQTIEFRRGSLPHYPTLLHGLRHHRPTAESWHPWMLRILDIPEAVRLRGWPADLKTNLPIEIENETGNDWDRWLLHFKDGAAEIAPTHTQGQVTLTRRQLAVWYAGGYRSTTTARMAGVHSRSESALGTLVRSTGEHEPWLPDHF, encoded by the coding sequence ATGAGCGGACAGCTGAGCTTCACACCAGCCAATGACGGCCTGTGGGAGCAGTACGACGAACTTGCTACCCGCGCCTACGGCCACCGCATAGGCGACATCACCCACCTGCGCGACCACGCAGACCTTCAGGTAGCCGTCCGCGGTGGGAGAGTCGTCGCCGGCGGTCTTGGTCTCCTCGTCGACCAGTTCTTCGGAGGCTCCCCCGTTCCCAGCGCCTGTCTCGGCGACGGCTGTGTGGCCCCAGAAGAACGCGGCGACCACCTCGCAACCCGCATGACCGACCAGCGCCTGCGCCCCCTCATCGAGAGGGGGGCGGTGATCTCCGCGATCTCTACATCATCCACCGGCTACGCTCGCCGCCTCGGCTGGGAAGCCCCCGTATCCGTACTCGCCTGGTTTGTGGCCACCGACGACCTCAAGCAGTCCTTCACCATGGAGGACTTCGAGGTCAAGCACGGTCTCACCGACGAGGTCCAGTCCCTCCAGCGCGACCTCGCCCGGCAGTGGAACGGTCCTGTACTACGGCCTACCTGGTGGACCACGTGGAAGGAGGACAAGGGAGGCCTCACGACGTACCGATTCAACCGGCCCAATCACCCCACTGCTGGGATGCTGTCCCTGGCCACGAAGCGACACGTGCGCCACGGCGCGACCGTGGTCGTCCACGACTTCTGGGCAGCCAGCCAGCCCACAGCCGCGGCCATGCTCGCTTTCCTCGGCCGCCACAACACCCGCGCCCAAACCATCGAATTCCGGCGCGGATCCCTCCCGCACTATCCCACCCTTCTGCACGGCCTTCGCCACCACCGGCCCACCGCCGAGTCCTGGCACCCCTGGATGCTGCGCATTCTCGACATTCCCGAGGCCGTACGGCTCCGCGGCTGGCCCGCCGACCTCAAAACAAACTTGCCGATCGAGATCGAGAACGAGACCGGCAACGACTGGGACCGATGGCTGCTGCACTTCAAGGACGGCGCCGCCGAGATCGCCCCGACCCACACCCAAGGACAGGTCACCCTGACGCGGCGGCAACTCGCCGTCTGGTACGCCGGGGGCTACCGCAGCACCACCACCGCCCGTATGGCAGGAGTCCATTCCCGATCCGAATCCGCCCTCGGAACACTGGTCCGCAGCACGGGCGAACATGAACCCTGGCTGCCCGACCACTTCTAG
- a CDS encoding MaoC family dehydratase yields MNDGLPNGYRRVGEERIRENVGLAYDDLTPGLVIEHRPGRTVTETDNLLGTALTGNVAPIHTDAHYSRQTRWGRILVCGGVTLNLVAGMSVRSISGLTSANLALDRVRFQAPVHVGDTLYAQTRILSRRHSDSWPGNGLITCHTTGHNQEDTCVLTFTRTFLIPLDADAVRNATHY; encoded by the coding sequence GTGAACGACGGTCTTCCGAACGGCTACCGCCGCGTCGGGGAGGAGCGAATCCGCGAGAACGTCGGGCTCGCCTACGACGACCTCACCCCGGGCCTGGTCATCGAGCACCGACCTGGCCGGACGGTCACTGAGACCGACAACCTTCTGGGTACCGCCCTGACCGGCAACGTGGCGCCCATCCACACCGACGCCCACTACAGCCGCCAGACCCGGTGGGGTCGGATCCTGGTCTGCGGCGGCGTCACACTGAACCTCGTGGCTGGTATGAGCGTCCGCAGCATCAGCGGTCTCACCAGTGCCAACCTCGCGCTCGACCGTGTCCGCTTCCAAGCGCCCGTACACGTCGGCGACACCCTGTACGCCCAGACGCGAATCCTCAGCCGCAGGCACTCTGACAGCTGGCCCGGCAACGGCCTCATCACCTGCCACACGACCGGCCACAACCAGGAAGACACGTGCGTGCTGACCTTCACCAGGACCTTCCTCATCCCCCTGGACGCCGACGCCGTCCGCAACGCCACCCACTACTAG
- a CDS encoding HpcH/HpaI aldolase/citrate lyase family protein produces MDVSCRRPGRAWIITPGLRPERFATAQNSGAAVAVVDIEDSVALHDKQAARTAAQAFFAVPTAPCTLGIRMNSPLTIEGTKDLIAMASYTARPDLIVVPKVESARDIDLVAGVLDSDGYTPDIWALIESPRAFETLPAITSAPRLGGVIFGSADYAASVRCGLAWDALHYARCALINAATAANIPAIDAPTWELDDPDALRREAEQARELGFYGKGCVHPRHAAVINEVFTPSEDEIAHARAIVAAADASGNGVTTVDGQMRGTPFFNRARALLSEVDGSP; encoded by the coding sequence ATGGACGTCAGCTGCCGACGGCCCGGACGGGCCTGGATCATCACACCTGGACTGCGCCCGGAGCGGTTCGCCACCGCACAGAACTCCGGCGCTGCAGTCGCCGTCGTCGACATCGAGGACTCCGTCGCCCTCCACGACAAGCAGGCCGCCCGCACCGCCGCCCAGGCGTTCTTCGCCGTCCCCACCGCGCCGTGCACCCTCGGCATCCGGATGAACTCCCCCCTGACCATCGAGGGGACCAAGGACCTCATCGCCATGGCCTCCTACACGGCCAGGCCCGACCTCATCGTGGTCCCCAAGGTCGAGTCCGCCCGCGACATCGACCTTGTGGCCGGCGTGCTGGACAGTGACGGCTACACCCCCGACATCTGGGCACTGATCGAGAGCCCCCGCGCCTTCGAGACCCTCCCGGCGATCACGAGCGCGCCCCGGCTCGGCGGCGTCATCTTCGGATCCGCCGACTACGCCGCCTCCGTCCGCTGCGGCCTGGCCTGGGACGCCCTCCACTACGCCCGCTGCGCCCTGATCAACGCCGCCACCGCCGCGAACATCCCCGCCATCGACGCCCCGACCTGGGAACTCGACGACCCCGACGCATTGCGCCGCGAAGCCGAGCAGGCAAGGGAACTCGGCTTCTACGGCAAGGGGTGCGTGCACCCCCGCCACGCGGCAGTGATTAACGAGGTCTTCACCCCCTCCGAAGACGAGATCGCACACGCCCGAGCCATCGTGGCCGCCGCCGACGCCAGCGGCAACGGCGTGACCACCGTGGACGGCCAGATGCGGGGAACCCCCTTCTTCAACCGCGCCCGCGCGCTCCTCTCCGAGGTGGACGGCTCCCCGTGA
- a CDS encoding acyl carrier protein, with translation MTGDLTSILIDDLKLPADHLTDDASLDGAGFDSLTIVELSVLLTDRYAIDISDSEIKGAATIGRLELLIQRKRDER, from the coding sequence ATGACCGGTGACCTCACCAGCATCCTGATCGACGACCTCAAGCTGCCCGCTGACCACCTCACCGACGACGCCAGCCTCGACGGGGCAGGGTTCGACTCCCTCACCATCGTCGAGCTGTCCGTCCTCCTGACCGACCGCTACGCCATCGACATCAGCGACAGCGAGATCAAGGGCGCCGCCACCATCGGCCGACTCGAACTCCTCATCCAGCGCAAGCGCGACGAAAGGTGA